TTTGGTTCACTGGTCTTGGGGCATGATTTGGCATCTTCTAGGTGTCTGTGGCGTTgggcaggaggggctgcaggCTCTGAGCTACAGACCCACGGAGGAACTGCCCTTCTCACTCTTCAGGCTAGTTATAACTTCTGTGCTCTTTCACTGGCTCCACATacacctcccagcccctccctcctgaAAGCCACTTACATGACCCTTCATCCCGCCcttcccagagagaaagagaccatcTGAGTTTCCATATGATGTTGTAACTAGACACTGAGTCTTAGTAagtacagaaagtaaaatattagtTTAGGGTGTATTTTCCCGGGTGGAAGGTGGCTTCTAGGAGCACTGGAGTGGGAGTCAGAAGACCTGGAGTTGAGACCAATTATAAGGTGAGAGGTCTTGGGCTCTCAGTTGGCCTGGCTGGCTTCTGTTTTCCTTATCTGTTCATTGGGATGTTGAACCAGTCTCTAGAGGTTTTCCCAATGTGCTCATTCTTTAGTCCCATTCCTCCTGCTGTGGTCAACAATTTTCATGTCTGAGGCTCCACAGATGAAGCTGTGCTCCTGCAGGGTGGCCTTGGGATTTCTAGCCACAGCCCTTGGAAGGTACCTCCTGGGTACTGCCCCAGCTGTCTTGAGACAAAGGTgaccctcctctctgccccatcTCCTGCAGGCAGTGAGCTTTgcagccccagcccaggctcTGGCAGCTTCGGAGAGGAACCACCTGCCCCCCAGTACACAGGACCCTTCTGTGGCAGGGCACGAGTCCACACCGACTTCACTCCCAGCCCCTATGACCATGACTCGCTGAAACTGCAGGTAAGGTTGGCATCTAGGCCTCTCCCGAGCATGGCAGGCTGTGCCCACAGAGGAGGCTGTATTGCACCAGAGTAGGACGATGTCGGCAGAAGCCAAGGAAATACACTTCTCCTCTACCCTCCTCCACTCTGTGTTCCTGTCCTCCCACAGAAAGGAGATGTGATCCAGATCATTGAAAAGCCACCCGTGGGCACGTGGCTGGGCCTGCTCAATGGCAGGCTGGGATCTTTCAAGTTCATCTATGTGGATGTGCTGCCAGAGGAGGCCGCGGGGCCCGCCCGCCCCAGCCGCCGACAAAGCAAGGGCAAGAGGCCCAAGCCAAAGACTCTGCACGAGCTGCTGGAGCGCATAGGCCTGGAGGTTTGAGCTGGGACCTGGGCCCGTCTCAGCAAGGGAGGCGCATTTGGCCTGGGGCTAGAGGCCGGGGCATGGTCAGCTGTGTGGGAAGggagggatcccaatgcaggggtGGCTGGCGAGTGGCCACACCCTGGTGGTCCACCTCTGCCCGCAGGAGCACACGTCCACCCTGCTGCTCAATGGCTACCAGACTCTAGAGGACTTCAAAGAGCTTCGAGAAACGCACCTCAATGAGCTGAACATCACAGACCCACAGCATCGAGCCAAGCTGCTCACGGCCGCCGAGCTGCTGTTGGACTACGACAGTGAGTGGGCTCAGGAGGAGGATGTGGGGGTGCCTGCAGGTACTGGGGGGGAGGCCTGCCCCCTGACCACTCTCAGCCCCAGCACCCCTCTGCAGCAGGAAGGCACTTCCGCGCTTGAACTCCAGTCTCAGGCAGTTTACCCACAGAGGGGCCTTAAGGGATGATCAGGTCCAACTCCCTTTGGGATCAAAGGGGGAGACTTAAGGCCAGAAAAGGTAAGGCATGTCCTCAAGGCCTCAAAGTTGGAGCTATAGCATGGCCAGGAATCAAGCGCAGGTTTCTGGGCTCCCAGCTAGGGGCTGAAAAAGGCTGAGCTCCTGCCTGGGTTGCCGCTTGGAAACCACTCCCACTCTGTTCTAAGCCAGAAAGAGTGagaagggcagggaaggagggagcccaGAGGGAGAGACTGCCCACAGGGGACTTCCCAGggtcccccccatccccccacaggGGCTCCCTGGGCTTCTGAACCCCCTCTTAGCTAAGGCCCAAGCCTCCCCACCCCAATATtccatctccttcctttcccccagcAGCCGGCAGCGAGGAAGCGGAAGAGGGCACCGAAAGCAGCCAGGAGCCGCTGGCAAACACCGTGTCTGAACCCAAGGTGGACATTCCTCGAGACTCTGGCTGCTTCGAGGGCTCAGAGAGCGGACGTGATGAGGCGGAGCTGGCGGGCGCTGAGGAGCAGCTGCACGGCCTCTCCCTGGCCGGGGCGCCTTGAGGCGGAGGTGGTGGCATGGCCGAGGCTGGGCCCCAGAAGCAGAGACTGCAGGGACGGGCCCGGCCTCCCACGGTGGCCCAGACCCTGGTGGACTGGTGCCGAGCCCAGCCCTGCTCCTCTGGGagtgcccagggctgcaggggccgGCCAGGGCCCTGTAGGCTCAGCCGCAGTGGATGAGGAGTCACCCAAGGGCACATCCCACCTGCCCAGCGCCCTCCCTCCACCAGTTACGGATAGCACAGAACGTCCAAGCACCACCTGCTCCCAGCCACAGCGAGTGGGACACTGAGGGGCCACCCTACCCATGTCCctcaccacccaggcccccaagcccccctcacccccacaccaCTTTCCCTTGTCACACCGCTCCTGAAACAGGGGCCCAGTGTTTCAGGTCGATTTCAGAACCCTGGGGAAGCTGGCCCTTTTAGAGGCCCCAAACTGATCACGGGTAGATACCGACTTCCCCAACCAAGGCTTGGAAAAAGCCACATGCATGTAcctttccctcattccttctcCTTAACTTTCTGAAAGGCTTGGCCACTAACTGGTGAGAATTAGAATGGATATTGCTGATGGTGTGGCCAGCTCAGACATTCTGTGACATTAAGTGTCTGCTCTTCTGTTACCCAGGACGCCAGTGGGGTTTACTGGGGGAGCTGAAGGGGCTTTGGGCTCCCAAATGAAATGGCTACTCCCGCTTATTCATTCTGTACCTCCCCACATAACTCAAGCCAAGCTGCAACTTCCCCTGGCTGAAAACAATGCCCAGACCTCATACAACATGCACCCTCTCCTTCCACTCCCAGCCCTGGCCAATGACACTTCCTCTGAAGGCTGATGGCAGATCGCCAGACCTGACTTCCAAGGACAGAACTGCACCCCGGAAGTCACACGCAAGTCTGAACTCAGACTTGGCCACCTATACGGCTTCTTACAAGCAAAGAAAGCACAAAGCTTGACACTGGGGAGTCCACTACCCCAACTTTGCTTTGCAAAAGGTTTTGATGTACCCTGAACTCCAGAAGGAGGGGGAAGTATACCTGTCAGTGGGGGCCTCTGGTGACCTCAGTACCCAGACTGTGCCCTGAATTCACAGAGTAACCCAGGAACAGTGCCCACTACATCTAGGACTGCCTGCTTAGTGAACACAGCCTTGGACCTACTCTGAGGAAATTTGGTAAAAGCTAGCTTAGGGGAAGGGCTTGGTGTAAATATGACGGGTTGGAGGGGGCTACGTTGGCAGCAATAAACATAGGTGGAACTAATTAGTCTCCAGTTGTCTTTCCTATGGGGGGAGGGTTGGAGAAGGTTCAGACCAGTATCCTTCGAAGCTGGACTTGGCAAAATGACCTCCATTGTCCTTTCAGGACAATCTGTCCCTTCCCTGAAGATGCTCACTGCCCTTGATCCTGCGGACTGAAAGCTCCAGTAAGAAGCGCTATCTCTGCTCTTCCCACTAACCAGCTCTCCTCAGAGTACAGGCTCCTGGGCCATAGGCCTTGCTGGGGTCtgagagtggggggggggtaaCTATGTCCGTCTTCCTAGAATGATTATTTATCAAGAGCCTTGAGGACCCCTCAGTGAGGAAGGGCCGGAACTAGGAGCCGTCCAGGTCCAAATAGGAGAGGTTTGGATTTCGCAGGGCCTTCCCTCTGGGGCCACCTCTTCTCAGGCCCCACCTGTGCCCACTGAAGCTACACTATCTCCAGGAAGGTAGGACAGAGATGGAGACCCCGGGCTTCCTTTGTTTATGCTGCCATTAACGGCATTAGGGAGGGCAAACTGGATTGAGAGCTGCCCCCAGAGTGAGGACAGGGCCACTCTGCTTCCAGGCTTTGCTCCTGCTACCCACAGCCACTAAATGGCAAGCAGTATCCTAACCAAAGAAATGAGGAGAGGCCCAAACAGCCTCACGACTCCAATGATATCACTTACTGCCCAAAACCAAGCATTTTGCATTTATTCTCTCAGATCATCTTCACAGTACCCCCAGCCCCAAGGTACATACCATcatctttccattttacagaggaggaacctGCAGCTCAGTCAGGTTGAAGAAgttgtgcagggagcccaacaagctTTCAGAAACCCCTGCCCTTTGGAGGACAATCTGACCCCCTGTAATGCACCTTTGACACCCTTTGACCCAGCCATTCCCCTCCTTGGATTTGATCCCCAGAAAGAGTCTCATAAGTGCATGCAGATATATCAGATATATGGACAAGGATTCTCACAACAGCTTTGTCTCTGAGAGTAAGAAattggaaacaacacaaatgggGAGTTAGTTAGATACATTATATTTCATTCACACAATACTGTGCATCATTAATCatgatgtagaaaaatatttaatgatacagGGAAGATCTTCAtggttttttattgtttaattaaaaagtttaaaattatacaaataatgtACAAACATTCTTACTGTAAAAGAAGTCTGTGCTATATCAtgggggaaaaacaaatactaaaacattatttataggGTGATTCCATTTTTATCTAAGAAAAGgcaaacatacaaaagaataaagactGGAAAGATCTGCACCAAATGGTTACCAGTGAGACAAgtagggtggggtggaggagtgAGGGAGAGGTGTTCACCTtctatattcttcttttcttttgtttgaatttcaaaagtatctattatttttatgtctattttaaaaagaacaacattttaacttttgaaaaaataaaaacccagaccTCTGGCCTCCAACTTGAGGCAGTAGCCAAGTCATTATCCTGCTGTCTTTTGGCACAGGCTTCTGggaaggtggggagtgggggatgaATAATGCCCATGGTACTTAAAACCCACACACAGCAAGGGGACCTCATCAGAGGAGATTCCCAACCCATTCAAAATTCCTGGGTAATATCTATCTATTAGGTCTAAGCTGAGAAAAGGGAAATAccagaaaaagcaaaatcagactGAGAAATGATTTGAACTCCCACCCACCCATCCTAGGGAGGAGAGTGGGAAGTGTCTCAGGGCTATTGGCCTCATTTGGGTTTATAGGCTGGATATAGGCTGGAAGTAGGTAGTCGTGCAAAGACTCCAATGACCACAGGATTTTGGGAGGGGCAGGTGAGGAGAGGCAACAAGGAAATATACTCTATAGGCCAGGGCCTGAGGGATGAGAAGTGTAGTGTCAGGTAGGGCTTTAGCCCGTGGCCTGAAGCTCCTCCTCCAGGCAGGGCTGCTGGAACCTCTTCTCCAGCCCATAGACTTCTAGAAGATGCCAATAGGGACCTCATCGTATTATCCATTAGGCCCCGCAAATCGAGGCCTGCAGTTCAAGAGGCTGAGTCTTCCCAGCTGGAGACCCTCTATCCCCACTCCTAGTCTATGTCAGAGGCCCAGGTGGCTATAGCCTCTAGCTCCCCTTGGAAGGGTGGAAGTGGGCTAGTCCAAGAGGGCATTGGGCTCTTCCTCTGACCTTAGGCCCCTCTAGGGCCTGGGGATAGCAAGTGGACAGGCAAAGCCTAGCAGTTAAGAGTCAGGGCTAACCCGAGTTCAAGTCCTGGCTTTGTCCCTTAGCTGGGTCaccctggacaagtcacttaacctcctcGATCCTCACTTTCCAAATCAATAAGGTGGAGACAGTAGTACTAGCCCCATGCTGTTGTTACAAAGATTGAGTGAACTAGTGTACATAAAATGCTTAGCAGAGTGTCCAGCACAAAATCAATGCATAATGAATGATAACGTGTCAGAACCCCTAAATCCACAACACCTTCCTCCCTCTGTTTCATTCCCTTCAAGGCCCATCTCAGCTTGAATCCCTACTTCGTGTAGTGACCAAGGGCAAAGGCTTTGGAGTTAAActaaaatgtcttcaaattctGGCTCCTCCACTTAGTAATTACATGACTTCAGGtaattacatacatatacatttcttttctgtaaaataaaaatattcaatatcgcaatatataaatgtatcaagcCAACACACTGCACATCCTAAATTTACGCTATATGttaatctcaataaaaaataattttaaaaattaaatttaaaaaagaataatggcCTAATAATACCTACCTCTTTGGGTCGTTAAACAAATGAGATCATGCATATAAATTCCTGGCCCATAGTAACAATAAATGGTGGCTCTCTGACTCTTTTGTAATCTCAGGGTACTGAGCTTAAGAATGAGTATGAAGACCATTTCAGAACATGATTGTTTACAGACTAACTGCTAGACTCTAGAGACAAACTGATATCCAAGCCCCTTGGATATTGGGATCTAGGCTAGAGGGGGCCAGCTCTGGTACccagacagacagatggagagTAAGCCCACCTGAGGAGTTTGGGTGGGGGAGAAGCCCTGGATCTGCCCAGTTTGCAATAGTATGATCAGCCCTGAACACCAGAGTTATTTTAGGCAACTCCCTTGGACATCCATGGGCCACTAGAAGGAAGAGGATACAGGCCAGATTCAAGAAGGAACAATTAGAGTCCAGCAAGCTCTTCCCCAATTCAAGGTTAGGAGCAACTTCCTCctccctggctcagcagggaagAAGCTGGGGGAATCAGCACATCCCACCTGAATGAACTCACTGTCCCTATTTCTCAGAAACTTACCTTAGACTTCCCCAGGTCGCCTCCAATCGGCTTCCCTACAACCTCACAATGAAGGCTGTCAACTCCACAAATTCCCTCTCTTACCAGCCAAACCCTACAGCAGTGTGGTCTGACACTAGCCCCAGCCATGGCTTCCAACTGTTACTCATAAAGGTCTCCCCACCCAGGTCTTTGGCATAAGTGGAAGCTGTGATGGGGCCATTAGAGACCAAgggcattaaaaacaaaagctaaagcagggttttaaaaagaaagaagggagggcagcccaggaggctcagtggtttagcgccaccttcagcctagggtgtgatcctggagacctgggatcgagtcccacatagggctccctgcatggagcctgcttctccctctgcctgtgtctctgcctctctctctctttctctctctgtgtgtctctcatgaataaataaataaaatctttttaaaaaaaaaggaaaaaagggcaCCGATCACTGTAGTCTCAGTGAGTTCCAACACCTTCCCCCCTTTCAAGTCAGGAAATTCGGGATGAGGTATGAGGTTTCCCAGCTGGGGAAAAGAAGTGGCTCTCCCACCTCTCCTTCACAATAGAGGCTACCTTAGCTTTTCACACAACGTCGGCCACATTCTATAATATTCAGCGGACAACACAATCAAGTGGGAAGGAACTGCCTCCCTTCTAGACTCAGCCAAgactcctcctccaggaaggccctaaataaatggaattctatAGCACTTGATATGTAGGCTTCACCTTTTCCTATAACTTCACAGTTACCAATATAGCATTTGTATACCATTGCCTTTGGGACCTGCCAGGGATCGCGTCAGAAGGAGCCCAGGGCAATGACCCTCACAAAGGGACAGCCAACTTGACTGTGGGAACCAGACTAGGCAACTTCCTGACTCTGTGCTAAAGAAACCCCATCATCAGTTCAACCTAAGTGCAGGGATCTGgagaaatatttaagagatttaagtttaaaaaaaaaaaactctggcaACCACCCCCATATCAGCCTGACTATATATAGTCAGCTCCCTGTATGCTTAAAATGGAGAGATCTTTGGTAAAACTAatccaaaatgattttaaaaatcctaaaatcattGCTAGTTCTTAACTCACAAGAGAATGGGGTCAGCAATGCAATTTCTCCTAAAGGTAACCCTAGCACATAGTTAGTTTTCAACAAGTAGTTATTGAATGTCCAATAAATGAAAGGCTCTCAAGTAGACACTTGGAGATATTCAAACCTCTTTATCTGTCTGCACCTGGGTTATGCCAGAAAGCTCTCTGGACTGGGAGTCAGGACATCTGGGATTTGGTCTCAGCTCTACCAGTAACTGTCTATGTGACCTTAGGTAAGTCACAATATTTAATTTGGTGAGAGAACAAGAGCAAATGCAAGCATGTTCCTTTCAGCAATGTCATTTAACAGAGCCCCAGTTTTATGACAATCATCCTatctctaatttgtttttttttaatttttatttatttatgatagtcacagagagagagagagagagagaggcagagacacaggcagagggagaagcaggctccatgcactgggagcccgacgtgggattcgatcccgggtctccaggatcgcgccctgggccaaaggcaggcgccaaaccgctgcgccacccagggatccctcctatcTCTAATTTGGCACAAAACTACAACCCTTTAGCCACATGGGAACAACCAGATAGCTGAAGATGGGCGGTGGCTGACAGAAAAGGTAACGAGAGCGGGGCTTGAAGAAGGTGCAGGGGTATGGAATGTCAGGGAGGTCATCTACACCATGTTTCAGAGTTGTAAAACCACTTTTAAATCAAGGCCCCCTCATTTCCTGGCCTGTGGTGGTATTTGAGCTCCAAATTCTCATTTACTAATTGAGTAGAAAACTTCCCaataccagaagaaaaagaaagggcttGGACAGCCAATTCACAGAATACAAATGGCAAGAAATATAAGGCAGAGGGGAGGTGTGAAAAATGTTTGACCTCATTATTAACAGAAGAGATAGAAATGAAGTGACACCG
The nucleotide sequence above comes from Canis lupus dingo isolate Sandy chromosome X, ASM325472v2, whole genome shotgun sequence. Encoded proteins:
- the SASH3 gene encoding SAM and SH3 domain-containing protein 3 isoform X1 produces the protein MLRRKPSNASEKEPTQKRKLSLQRSSSFKDFAKSKPSSPVVSEKEFNLDDNIPEDDSSVPTTEDAGKSGKKLGKKWRAVISRTMNRKMGKMMVKALSEEMGDTLEEGSASPTSPDCSLDSPSPEKMALAFSEQEEHELPALSRQASTGSELCSPSPGSGSFGEEPPAPQYTGPFCGRARVHTDFTPSPYDHDSLKLQKGDVIQIIEKPPVGTWLGLLNGRLGSFKFIYVDVLPEEAAGPARPSRRQSKGKRPKPKTLHELLERIGLEEHTSTLLLNGYQTLEDFKELRETHLNELNITDPQHRAKLLTAAELLLDYDTAGSEEAEEGTESSQEPLANTVSEPKVDIPRDSGCFEGSESGRDEAELAGAEEQLHGLSLAGAP
- the SASH3 gene encoding SAM and SH3 domain-containing protein 3 isoform X2, which encodes MLRRKPSNASEKEPTQKRKLSLQRSSSFKDFAKSKPSSPVVSEKEFNLDDNIPEDDSSVPTTEDAGKSGKKLGKKWRAVISRTMNRKMGKMMVKALSEEMGDTLEEGSASPTSPDCSLDSPSPEKMALAFSEQEEHELPALSRQASTGSELCSPSPGSGSFGEEPPAPQYTGPFCGRARVHTDFTPSPYDHDSLKLQKGDVIQIIEKPPVGTWLGLLNGRLGSFKFIYVDVLPEEAAGPARPSRRQSKGKRPKPKTLHELLERIGLEEHTSTLLLNGYQTLEDFKELRETHLNELNITDPQHRAKLLTAAELLLDYDTGSEEAEEGTESSQEPLANTVSEPKVDIPRDSGCFEGSESGRDEAELAGAEEQLHGLSLAGAP